From the Chiloscyllium plagiosum isolate BGI_BamShark_2017 chromosome 10, ASM401019v2, whole genome shotgun sequence genome, the window ACAATAAATGATTTCAGAAGTACAGGACAGATTAGATGgagggaggatgttttccctgattGGAAAGTCTAGAACCGGGGGATATGATCTCAAgatatttgggggggggggggggcggtgcagGGTAGACTGTTTAGAACTGCGATGAGGAAACTTTTTTCAGTCAAAAGCTGATAAATCTGTTGAATTCTCTACCACGGAAATCTGAATATATTCACATAGTGATGGTCAAATCTTTAGATTTAAAAGCATCAAGCAGGAATATAGCATTatgatagaggatcagccatgatcagactgAGTAGCACAACATGTTCAAAGCACTGAATGGTCTACTGTTACTCCTAGTTTCAATGCTTACCCAAGtgaatgattttataaaaatgcATCTAGTGATAATAGATGATGtgcaaaacagcaaatgctgctgACTTTTGTGCAAGAAAGCTAAAGGTTATATTCTTTTAAACACTTCCCTGGTTTGACCTTGAAAGGCAGTTATAAACACATTTATTTTGCTAaaaactttaaataaaacttaaatgACATCTATTTTATTCTTTTTACAGTCACCTACAGTGAAATGCATAGAATAGTCGTTAAATTGTTGTGACTAATCTATAACTTTGAGATTTAAACAGAGAATCACTTTAGCTTTTTTTGAAACAGTTTTCTTCTGTTCTTAATCCAAATGATAAAGtacatttttcaatttgttttattcaaaaGAACACGTTTTCATAATCAGGAACAATTTAGGATTCATCATGATAGTTTCATCACAATAGCTTGGTATTAATTTGCTCATGGTACATACAGCAGTAGCTTACCTGACCTGACTGATGCCACTTTGGAGTGACGTCTGCCTCtctgacttgaggctgtttccaaCTTCCTGGCTTCTGACTGTTTGAGGCTTTCAAAATCCACTAGATTCAATTTGCCTGTTAGGACTGCTATCTGTTCCTGCCACGCCAAATGGCATTCAGCCACATCCCCACAGGAGCCACTGAGACACTTTGAAACATAACAGCATTCCCAGTCACTCCCTTATATTGGCCCAGTCTGACCTTGGCAGGCCTCTATTCTGTGGAGCGCTGGGCACTGTCATGTGACAGTTTCCACACTTTTTCCCTCAAAGCAGTAGGGTCCCTTGGCATACTGTGGCACACAACCAACAGAATGACAGTGGACAGCCACAAACTCCATCTGAACTACCCAGTTATTGCCTGTTACCCCACTGCCCATACAAAAATCCAGCAATCCCTTACACTCTTTCCCCCCCAGCTGCATGCCACAATCTGATGTATGACCTCTTGTGCTGGCCAGCCatgtatagagagagagaaggaaatagTAGCAAACCCAGATGCAATTGATAACCTGCTACACAGCAGGAGGACCAGGGAAGCCAGCCAGGAATCACAGCCTATTGAACAACGTGCTGAGAAGATCCTATTGGTGATGCCGGCCAGCAAGAAGGGTGTTGcagatccctttttaaaaaaaagccaactGACAGCATGATTTTCAGGAATGCAACCATGACTTTGAGAGGACACCCTGTAATTAATTATAAGTCTTCAGCAAAGTTTTGACCGCAActgactagatttatttagtaCAGTATCAATCTGATCATTTTAATGGTATGTTTTTCATGTTCAATTTTGAATTTTTATCAATGTGAGTTTACGCTCATGCTAGCACATTAATTTCATATTTTCACAAAATTAGTCACTGTTCAAGGTCTGTGCTCCATACCAGACCTTTTTTATTTACTCAAGGGCTATGAATAAACCAGATTTCGTTGTGTCGATTTGGAGCAGCAGGATTGTTATAAACAGCAACGATGAAGGTATCATGCAGGAACTGCTCAGAAGTGTCTAGGTGCTGTCCTAATTGGTTAATCTGTTGGAGAATTGACTCTTCAGTGGTGTTGCCGTTAAAGGGTCTGCACAAGCAGAAAATGATGAACAATTAGGATTCTTGTTTACTTTTCTGATGAATTTCAAAGTTTGACACCTTTTTAAAGCACCAGAATGCATTATGATTTTCCCAGATAGTTACTAAGTTTTGTTTGAATGTCTATTGTAACGAATTACAATTCATGTCTTTTTGTACACATATATCTATTTACTATATTAAAAATTTTGATAGCTTTAAAGAAATGAGAAACTCCAATATCATGCTGTTCTAATCAAAAAGCCCACATTAAAATCAGAGTTTCCTGACCTATTGGCCAGGGATTGTGAGAAATGATATTGCAGTTGAGTTCCAAGGCAGCAGTGACTGCCATGGAATTCAAACTTATTGTGGGTGTGGCCTTATGGGctcctttttttcattcattcacagtatGAGTGGTGTtgtcggccagcatttattacccatccctaattgcccagagggcagttaagagtcaaccactttgctgtgggtctggtgtcacatacACGCCAGACCTGGTGTGGAAggtagtttccttccttaaaggacattagtgagctagatgggtttttctgactatcaacaatggattcatggtcatcgttagacttttaattccagcttttttttaaaaattgaattcaacttcTGCCATCTCCTGTGGCAGGATTCCGAcccatccccagaacattatataTGCCTCTGGATTAACACTCCAGTCATAGCCTAATGGTGTTATCTCTACCCCAACCAAGCAGTGAAATAAGATCAGGgctctcttgtggtgcagtggtagtgttcccactCCTGGACCGAGcgacctgagttcaagtcccacgtgCTACAGCGGTGTGTAATAACAGGTGGTTTAAGAAAAATAGGGTAATGCTAGGTGATAGTCTGCGAAACCCTATCTTAAGTGTGTTATCTATTTGGCACCAGTTATAACTGTAGGTGCTGTTAATGTAATTTGTCCTTTTCCAACCCCTCAATATCAGGTAAGCCAAACAATCTTTCAATTGTACTTGTTACTCTGACCACCCTAAAATATTAGCTGATAACATGATTGTTGCCCTGGTTGGAGAAATGTCACCTTTCCACTCGCCCATCCTCCTTGCTGAGTTAGAAATTGAACCTGCACTTCCCCAAACACCATTAAAACCAAAATCAAGAGTCAGTTATTGGGGATTAGACTGAGTAGGTGAGGGAAGAGAAGTGTCCTTCTGAGTTACTGCTCCAGCTTAGTTAATTTCTCAGGCTTTTGTGTTCCTCTGTCCCAACCTACTTTCTTCCTCTGGAAGGTGGAAAGATGCGGAGCTTGTTTGATGTTTCCTCATTTGACTTTGATACTTGAAGCTTTGTTTCTGGGCTGTATCCATAAACATCCCATTGCCAGCTTAAAAATGGCAATGTTGGGGCACAGTAATTTCATAGTTATGCAACTGGAACAGCAAAGCAGACTTGGAGTTCAGATCTCACTATGCCAGACTGTAAAATTGAATTCAGGAAATCTGAGCccgtttttaaaaattgattattaaaattatcacattgttgtaaaaacacacTAGTTCACTTATCCCTACCACATCAAGTCTGTAGTCCCAAtttactgccttctgaaatggcccagcaaccCACTTGGATACATAAACCATTTTTCATTATCTTCCTGGGATAACTGTTCAGAATCTGAACAAAAACATTGAGAACAAAAAATATTGGAAAGGATGGGGAATTGTGAATGGCTTGTCAGAAAAGCATGTTCTAAATGAGAAAAGAAGAATTTGATATATGCAGTAGTTAATCAAGTCGCAGTGTTACCAGATATAGTGTTAAACACTCTTTTTTATTTCAACATGTATTAAATGGATTTTAAAAGACTTATCTTAGAAGTGGTTTTATTTCATGACAAAACCTAACCTCAGAATATGAGCAATTACTTAGGTAAATGACAAATTATTTGAGTGAGTTCGTCCCTCGTCAACAAATCACTGAGTTGTGACCTTTCTATTTGATACTATCTATAGTGTTAACAGAATGATTGTTTCAAATTAACAATTcagtttattgtttaaaaatattcagtagtTTAAAAAGCTATTCAGCTAGCTGCAATATTATCAATAAGTTGGGTTGTTCAATGTCTGTGCTTTTTGTTGTGTTTAGATTTTTTGGCTTATTTCTGCTTGGGTCATGTTTAATTTGCCTTCTGCAAGACCTTTCAAAAATGGCAATGCTACCatagacttaaaaaaaaacactttatcaTATTCTGTCATGTAATTCTGAAACTCTGTTCCTTACCAAATTTGAGAGGGGTTTGGCTGTTTGCACAAGTCTGAGCTCGTTGACACCAAGGAGAATGTACATTAGCAGCAATATCTCTCAAGGATAGTTACTAGTTAAAAGAAGTTAatgcaattttaataaaacagtatATCATGTGACAAAATCTGCTACACAATAGGATCTTTGTTTGACATCAATGCACCAATGATTGCCAACTGTTCATTTGCACCACTAATAATTATTGACGTGTGCATAATATTAAGCTGATTATTTAAAACAAGTTCTATTTTGTTTAGGCTGTGCATGCAGACTTCTAGAAATATGTGCTTTGTCAGTGATACATGTGCAGTCAGCAAACATAATGTAAcaactaggagtaggagtaggaaTTCAACCCCTTGAGCTCTTCTGCCactcaatacaatcatggttgatctcatctctGCTTCATCTCCACTCTCATACCCACTAACCATAATCCTTCAACACATTAAtaatgaaaaatctgtctatctcctcaaaTTTAATCAGTGTCCTCACATCCACTGCattctggagtagagaattccatagatccatgatcctttgagagaagtaatttctcctcccgttttaaatctgctaccccttatcgtAAAACTTGGCTCTTGTTCTAGATTCCCACACCAAGAAGAAATATCCTTTCTATGTCTCCTCAGTCAATCCCCTTTTGCATATTTTATTTCTCAGTTAGATCTCTCCTCATTCCTTAAATCTCTAGAGGGTATAGGCCTAAcgtgctcaatctctcttcatcaaaCAAACATCTTCCCTCTGGAATTAATCTtagaaacctcctctgaactgtctcaatGCAACCTGTAGGCAATAgcccaggtgtggtttcacccaATGCTTGTACACTTGCAGCAATATTTCCCTATTTATCTAATCTTAATTTAGCCAATCATCAATAATGCATTGGTGTCATCAAATAGATCCTTTCCACAAGTCTCATCATTTAATATGGGCTAACTGTTTATGTACCCTgaactttgtttaattttgtatTATGCAATTTACCTAGTGTATATAGTGTGAGCAGGCCACTCCTCTATTGCAATTTCAGCATCAAAAGGTTGAGGTGTctgattttgaaattgtgctggCAGGTAGTAAGCTATGGTTACTTCAGGCTGGAGCTCTGTTCTGGTCTGGTTGGTGTGCACAATGGTAACGACAGGCAGTGTCATTCCTAGGAAGAGACCTGCAGAAACAAGGTAAACCAGTAGATTATTGGGCCCAAATGCAATGCATAACTAGGCAGAAGATTATAAACTCTGCTCTTGTGTTAGTCATCATTCaaaaaaaagtaatgaaaaactgattattttttgatttctttttttactTAGGAAATTTGAAAAAATTTGTCATGGCTTTTTAGCAGCCACTTAACAGGACAGACAAAAGTAATTGCTAATATCGTCTGCAAACTCATTACAAATACTGTTTATGAAATGTGCATTATTCAACAGTGCATGTTTAAAGTTTTTCTCAGTTATGCAAAGAACAGATAGTAAAGAAATAGAATACTTTTTAAGTCTTCCACAAATCTGTTTACAGTTTCACTGAATAATACATTGAAGATAGTAGTGTAATTGATTTAGTTTGAAATTTATTAATCCAAGTAATCTACGACATTATATCTAGTCGTTCTGGAGGTTACACAGATGGAGGGCAGTTAATCAAAATAACTACAGCAAATAACAATATGACAGCATCATGTTCTTCCATTGAGCATTGTAAATTTACATTAGTATTATTCTTCTGCAGCATGAATTGTTATTTTTGAAAgtcacctgctgagttttgttgGCAGATGTATTTCATTAATTTCATAAATCCGAGGCATGTACTCTGCTCATAGCTTGATTCATTCTGTTTTACACAAGCCCATTTTGCTTTCTCATATTGACGCTTTTCATAAAGTAGTTCTTCAGCCTGTAAATTAAAAAAATAgaacacacaaataaaaattgTTTACTGCCAACCATGATAACTTTGGTTTGAGCAAATAGGGATGTAAAAATGGATTGCGTCTTATGTTGTGGTTCACCAAAATGTTAGAAGCTTTCAAAACAACTT encodes:
- the soul3 gene encoding heme-binding protein soul3 isoform X1 → MERQGCRFGSSDGAGRFLLSLEDLNSVTEDENLDLASSDNGNDENNEHEIEQEEDNLLGYWQNIGRGHQVVVPRDMAEPIQQMSRNNRSHDRELVPFKTTGHKRKAEELLYEKRQYEKAKWACVKQNESSYEQSTCLGFMKLMKYICQQNSAGLFLGMTLPVVTIVHTNQTRTELQPEVTIAYYLPAQFQNQTPQPFDAEIAIEEWPAHTIYTRPFNGNTTEESILQQINQLGQHLDTSEQFLHDTFIVAVYNNPAAPNRHNEIWFIHSP
- the soul3 gene encoding heme-binding protein soul3 isoform X2 codes for the protein MERQGCRFGSSDGAGRFLLSLEDLNSVTEDENLDLASSDNGNDENNEHEIEQEEDNLLGYWQNIGRGHQVVVPRDMAEPIQQMSRNNRSHDRELVPFKTTGHKRKAEELLYEKRQYEKAKWACVKQNESSYEQSTCLGFMKLMKYICQQNSAGLFLGMTLPVVTIVHTNQTRTELQPEVTIAYYLPAQFQNQTPQPFDAEIAIEEWPAHTIYTSLA